From Salvia splendens isolate huo1 chromosome 16, SspV2, whole genome shotgun sequence, a single genomic window includes:
- the LOC121771052 gene encoding uncharacterized protein LOC121771052 gives MERERFIPSRGLRWGCPLSSYLFVLCMESLAHGISQAIRKGVWKPFKFCKNGPILTHLFFADDLLLFGEAELMTAESILHVLEDFCDSSGFCDAMEKSIRRFLWGHNQRLSKVAWNKVNRPKGDGGLGLRNLHAVNRAFGMKACWGLFNNPNSLWGTKYKFEPRSGFGPIAPAVCTQFWRLVCSTCGRGYCGVWGRVIQYNFGTIDGESPLSAVGT, from the exons ATGGAACGCGAGAGGTTTATTCCGTCTAGAGGCCTTCGATGGGGATGCCCACTCTCCTCTTACTTGTTTGTTCTTTGCATGGAGAGTTTAGCACATGGCATTAGTCAAGCTATCAGGAAAGGAGTGTGGAAACCTTTCAAATTTTGTAAGAATGGACCGATACTCACTCACCTATTTTTTGCAGATGATCTCCTACTTTTTGGAGAAGCAGAGTTGATGACTGCAGAATCTATTCTACATGTTTTGGAGGACTTTTGTGATAGCTCAG GTTTTTGTGATGCAATGGAAAAATCAATCAGGAGATTTTTGTGGGGTCATAATCAGCGCCTAAGCAAAGTAGCTTGGAATAAGGTAAATCGACCCAAGGGTGATGGGGGACTGGGACTTCGTAATTTGCATGCGGTGAATCGGGCTTTTGGAATGAAAGCTTGTTGGGGACTCTTTAACAATCCCAACTCCTTGTGGGGAACCAAATACAAGTTTGAACCACGATCAGGCTTTGGGCCTATTGCTCCTGCGGTTTGTACACAGTTTTGGAGACTTGTCTGCAGTACATGTGGAAGAGGATATTGTGGAGTTTGGGGAAGGGTGATACAGTACAATTTTGGAACCATCGATGGGGAGTCGCCCCTATCTGCAGTGGGGACGTAA